In Euphorbia lathyris chromosome 10, ddEupLath1.1, whole genome shotgun sequence, a single genomic region encodes these proteins:
- the LOC136208563 gene encoding disease resistance protein At4g27190-like isoform X1, whose product MARQGRDEQPSVPINMRLRNKLELIWVKLTSKSNELARRSKHIARLMDVSKPRKIPTKLELCLIICSIFPQDFSIPVDDLVIYMMGLNLCKDVHGMIEARHLIHDILHDLTTRDMIELCGEENNRLGDRTRARDEIHLDFSFVEEEINHDVDNAGWLSNELLREKDEYDNQHVKMLDDGRVLAKLIASEYGLEIDLTYNWLFMGKLALLHQYGKDAQALLRKVQVLILDITSLTQSLKELRNLRTLHLKVHKLEDMSWIGRFKYLEFLSISTLSLRYIPKEMKQLCNLRLLDLRESTKLVYIPPGVLSRMLKLEELYLPLSYKRWGCRGKEEDDYDCAESEEGVKINASFSEITSLSLYALQISLQEASILPKKTSIFKNIQRFRILIHNDFKYQPLGEGRMNKLQLTGDAFNIKQSGIWDLMRRVEDLSLIEVRNLKNVMSRLEGYEFPQLKKMILTKCDELEHLVVTTDNWIPNNSFSELKYLHLSMLSNLKEIWHGTRPCLGLFENLRQINIRFCQKLKYIFPLSVAKGLRQLKSIEILDCNEMEGVLYGNEERDENFNEGCFIEELHLYSLPKLVGFLVNKDLPVITNEIVSASIERPIGAFDSTSSIDDEQLVSLQQTDISNNQKVSHTKIKDAISVKEMYSAFSSKLVEKQLKSLTKLKIAFCDALQIIFLFKEKHGTTGVINSLRVLELYSLHNLRHIWFQIPPKIMAFQNLQHLVLSQCHNILYVFPYRVAKLMVQLKKIQISRCEKMKEIVVDDDDEVDTVKDTIVFCYLKVMELQHMPKLSVFYGGISWIAMPKLETLRLEQCNKMEFFSCSSLSMQMLERIQMNGSSYPLLGDLNTTINRLKNEKL is encoded by the exons ATGGCAAGGCAGGGGAGAGATGAACAACCTAGCGTACCTATTAATATGAGATTGAGAAATAAGTTAGAACTTATTTGGGTGAAACTAACATCAAAATCAAATGAATTGGCTCGTAGATCAAAGCATATAGCTCGACTTATGGATGTGTCTAAACCAAGAAAAATACCAACTAAACTCGAGCTATGCCTTATCATTTGTAGCATATTTCCTCAAGATTTTAGTATACCAGTAGATGATTTGGTTATATATATGATGGGCCTAAATTTGTGTAAAGATGTGCATGGCATGATTGAAGCAAGACATCTCATTCATGATATCCTTCATGATCTAACAACTCGTGACATGATTGAGCTTTGTGGCGAGGAGAATAACCGCCTTGGTGACAGGACCAGAGCGAGAGATGAAATCCATCTTGATTTCTCATTTGTTGAGGAAGAGATAAATCACGATGTCGACAACGCTGGTTGGCTATCTAATGAGCTTCTTCGCGAGAAAGACGAGTATGATAATCAGCATGTCAAAATGTTGGATGATGGACGTGTTTTAGCGAAATTGATTGCCTCAGAATATGGATTAGAAATTGATTTAACATATAACTGGCTATTCATGGGAAAGCTTGCTTTGCTCCATCAATATGGGAAAGATGCACAAGCCTTACTGAGAAAGGTCCAAGTTCTGATTTTGGACATCACATCTTTGACACAATCACTCAAAGAGCTGAGGAATCTTCGAACGTTACATCTTAAAGTACACAAGTTGGAAGATATGTCTTGGATTGGACGCTTTAAATACCTGGAATTTCTTTCGATTTCCACCTTAAGTTTAAGGTATATCCCAAAGGAGATGAAACAGCTTTGTAATCTGAGATTGCTCGACTTGAGAGAATCAACGAAACTTGTGTACATTCCACCCGGTGTATTATCAAGAATGTTGAAGCTAGAAGAGTTGTATTTGCCATTGAGCTACAAAAGGTGGGGATGTAGgggaaaagaagaagatgattaTGATTGTGCAGAATCAGAGGAAGGAGTGAAAATTAATGCAAGTTTTAGTGAGATCACATCCCTTTCATTATATGCGTTACAAATTAGTCTACAAGAAGCTTCAATTTTGCCTAAAAAGACATCAATCTTCAAAAATATTCAACGGTTTAGAATCCTCATACATAATGATTTTAAATATCAACCACTTGGGGAAGGTAGAATGAATAAGTTGCAACTCACAGGTGATGCATTCAATATCAAACAGAGCGGGATTTGGGATTTGATGCGGAGAGTTGAAGATTTAAGTTTGATAGAAGTGAGAAATTTGAAGAATGTGATGTCCCGATTAGAAGGCTATGAGTTTCCACAGTTGAAAAAGATGATTCTTACTAAATGCGATGAACTAGAACATTTAGTTGTTACAACAGACAATTGGATTCCAAATAATTCATTCAGTGAGTTGAAGTATCTCCATCTATCAATGTTATCTAATCTGAAAGAAATATGGCACGGAACAAGGCCGTGTTTGGGATTGTTTGAGAATTTGAGACAGATCAATATAAGGTTCTGtcagaaattgaaatatatatttcCATTGTCAGTCGCTAAAGGGTTGAGGCAACTCAAAAGCATAGAGATTCTTGATTGTAATGAAATGGAGGGAGTTTTATACGGAAACGAAGAACGGGATGAGAATTTCAATGAGGGTTGCTTTATTGAAGAACTACATTTGTATTCACTTCCAAAGTTGGTTGGTTTTCTTGTAAACAAGGATCTGCCAGTGATTACTAATGAG ATTGTGTCAGCTAGCATTGAGAGGCCAATTGGTGCATTTGATAGCACAAGTAGCATTGATGATGAACAACTCGTTTCTCTCCAACAAACTGATATTTCCAACAATCAG aaGGTTTCACATACCAAGATCAAGGATGCAATTAGTGTGAAGGAAATGTACAGTGCATTTTCATCTAAATTGGTGGAAAAGCAGTTGAAAAGTTTGACAAAACTCAAAATAGCATTTTGTGATGCACTGCAAATTATATTCTTATTCAAGGAAAAGCATGGCACAACTGGGGTAATAAATTCTTTACGAGTATTGGAGTTGTATAGCTTACATAATTTAAGGCATATATGGTTTCAGATTCCACCAAAAATCATGGCCTTTCAGAATTTGCAACATCTAGTTTTATCACAATGTCACAACATCTTATATGTGTTCCCATATCGAGTAGCCAAACTTATGgttcaactaaaaaaaatacagattAGTCGTTGTGAGAAGATGAAAGAAATTGTTGTAGATGATGATGACGAAGTAGATACAGTGAAGGATACAATTGTATTCTGTTATCTAAAGGTTATGGAGCTTCAACATATGCCTAAGCTTAGTGTTTTTTATGGCGGGATTAGTTGGATTGCGATGCCTAAATTAGAAACTTTGAGGCTTGAACAATGCAATAAGATGGAGTTTTTCTCTTGCTCGTCATTGAGTATGCAAATGCTCGAAAGGATACAAATGAACGGAAGCTCATATCCATTACTGGGAGATCTTAATACAACTATCAACAG